The following are encoded together in the Flavihumibacter fluvii genome:
- a CDS encoding NarK family nitrate/nitrite MFS transporter — MLQDSFNQPLTKLKIFSLKGVQMKTFHITWLTFFVCFFAWFGVAPLMPLISEQLHLSKAQKGNIGIAAVSATIIARLIIGKLCDTWGPRKTYTTLLVLCSIPVMFIGLSNSYVSFLLFRLAIGVIGASFVLTQYHTSVMFAPNIKGTANAVAGGWGNTGGGATQIMMPLIAAGMVALGWVSKEDSWRLAMVIPGVMLLVMAFLYYRYTQDTPAGNFEDIPRDPAQKKENSFLLAAKDYRTWVLTIAYAACFGVEITVDNYAASFFHDDFKASLIMAGLLASIFGWLNVFARAMGGIVSDKVGRRFGFSGKINLLTALLILEGIGIIWFAMAGALALAIFLMFFFGLCLKMANGATYSIVPFINPKAIGSVAGIVGAGGNIGAMAIGFLFKALPYNQAFLYLGFGVLGIGMVVLAFRLMSKEETVEKVEIETIAVRA; from the coding sequence ATGCTGCAAGATTCATTCAACCAACCGCTTACAAAGCTCAAAATATTTTCTCTGAAGGGTGTCCAAATGAAGACCTTTCACATTACCTGGCTCACATTTTTTGTTTGTTTTTTCGCCTGGTTTGGGGTCGCTCCGCTTATGCCTCTGATCAGCGAACAACTTCATCTCTCTAAAGCCCAAAAAGGAAATATCGGGATCGCCGCAGTTTCTGCGACCATCATTGCACGGCTTATTATCGGAAAACTCTGCGATACCTGGGGACCCCGGAAAACCTATACCACCTTACTGGTACTTTGTTCCATACCGGTCATGTTTATCGGGTTGAGTAATAGTTATGTCAGCTTCCTGCTGTTTCGGCTGGCCATTGGCGTTATTGGAGCTTCCTTCGTGCTTACACAGTACCATACTTCAGTGATGTTTGCACCGAATATTAAGGGAACTGCCAATGCAGTGGCCGGTGGCTGGGGGAATACCGGTGGCGGAGCTACCCAGATCATGATGCCGCTGATCGCTGCAGGAATGGTGGCACTCGGTTGGGTGAGCAAGGAAGACTCCTGGCGCCTGGCCATGGTTATTCCAGGTGTGATGTTACTGGTGATGGCATTCCTGTACTATCGCTATACACAGGATACCCCCGCCGGAAATTTTGAAGATATTCCAAGGGATCCCGCACAAAAAAAGGAAAACTCCTTCCTGCTTGCAGCAAAAGATTACCGCACCTGGGTGCTTACCATTGCCTATGCTGCCTGTTTTGGGGTTGAGATCACGGTAGATAATTACGCAGCTTCCTTCTTTCATGACGATTTTAAAGCCAGCCTGATCATGGCCGGATTACTGGCCAGTATTTTTGGTTGGCTGAATGTATTTGCCCGTGCTATGGGTGGCATTGTTTCTGATAAAGTGGGAAGGCGTTTTGGATTTTCCGGTAAGATCAACCTGTTAACCGCTTTACTAATCCTCGAAGGGATAGGTATTATCTGGTTTGCTATGGCTGGTGCACTGGCATTGGCGATCTTCCTGATGTTTTTCTTTGGCCTTTGCCTGAAAATGGCCAATGGCGCAACTTACAGCATCGTTCCGTTTATCAATCCGAAAGCTATTGGCAGTGTGGCTGGTATTGTTGGTGCCGGTGGTAATATAGGTGCAATGGCCATTGGATTCCTGTTTAAAGCACTACCCTATAACCAGGCTTTTTTATACCTGGGTTTTGGTGTGCTGGGTATTGGAATGGTGGTTCTTGCATTCAGGCTGATGTCAAAAGAAGAGACTGTTGAAAAAGTTGAAATCGAAACAATAGCGGTTCGCGCATAA
- a CDS encoding molybdenum cofactor guanylyltransferase, whose protein sequence is MIKLQAVVFCGGQSSRMGSDKALLPSETGNWMQHSVSLLKFLSGKVLISVNDQQMETFTAFFPPDQLVPDNLELGIHGPVCGLLSIHEKFPEADLFVLACDLQQMDPAILEALATTYSNQPGFDAYLWTTHGEPEPLCGIYCSKGLRKVYDLLQAGQLERHSMKYLIAKLNCDLQPVPDHYAAAFKNFNSHADLNGQ, encoded by the coding sequence ATGATCAAATTACAGGCAGTCGTGTTTTGTGGTGGCCAGAGCAGCCGGATGGGAAGCGATAAAGCCTTGCTGCCATCAGAAACCGGCAACTGGATGCAGCATAGTGTATCGCTGCTTAAGTTCCTCTCTGGCAAGGTGCTGATTTCAGTAAATGACCAGCAGATGGAAACATTCACTGCATTCTTCCCCCCCGACCAGCTTGTTCCGGATAACCTGGAGTTAGGGATTCACGGGCCTGTTTGTGGCCTATTAAGCATACATGAAAAGTTTCCGGAAGCAGACCTCTTTGTACTGGCCTGCGACCTGCAACAGATGGACCCGGCTATCCTGGAAGCACTGGCTACAACTTATTCCAATCAGCCTGGATTTGATGCCTATTTATGGACCACCCATGGTGAACCGGAACCATTATGCGGTATATATTGCAGTAAGGGGCTCCGCAAAGTTTATGACTTACTACAAGCCGGGCAATTAGAAAGGCATAGCATGAAATACCTGATAGCTAAACTAAATTGTGACCTGCAACCAGTACCCGATCATTATGCAGCCGCTTTTAAAAACTTCAATTCCCATGCAGACCTAAACGGGCAGTAA
- a CDS encoding rubredoxin: MKDYKLIVINFKGGIISPGDLFYMLTAAQKAGVMTVKFGLRQQLFLELAPESFEWMTHKLAQLKINFQTRLDDRPNIVSSYPAEGIFITNTWLSEGVYKDVFDNFDFHPRLKVNICDSKQSFTPMLTGNINWVADPVIPHYWNCLIRFPRTNKIYESRHLVYTNDLARMTSHIESIIIDQKPLFYRDGEPVGELLFAQVLSTSYLVKPANAAFVLPSYNLPYYEGLNRYNNKYWLGIYRRDESFPIDFLIDTCLLCLEMKIGQLCATPWKSIIIKSIDEKNRMDWNALLNKYQVNVRHAANELNFQVEDNCAAGLALKQFLVKSLNEADIRTFGICFGIKTRRKSEVFSSILVRRKPWFSIFGLGFFHTYDILCADEFNPNKRTGFVFSKNNPKWVLAEQLRRAVVAYYHQLKGMATEKSEHMPKKELLATPVMVYQCATCLSVYDRQDTPFEEVDASYCCPLCESPKDGFKKTDQQALGLLPV, translated from the coding sequence ATGAAAGATTATAAACTGATCGTTATTAATTTTAAAGGCGGAATCATTTCCCCCGGCGACCTGTTTTATATGCTGACTGCTGCCCAGAAAGCCGGCGTAATGACCGTTAAATTTGGACTTCGCCAGCAATTGTTCCTGGAACTGGCGCCGGAATCCTTTGAATGGATGACCCATAAGTTGGCACAACTGAAAATAAATTTTCAAACCCGCCTGGATGATCGCCCCAATATTGTCAGTTCATACCCGGCAGAAGGAATTTTTATTACCAATACCTGGTTAAGTGAAGGCGTTTACAAGGATGTTTTCGACAATTTTGATTTTCATCCGCGTCTTAAAGTTAATATTTGTGATAGTAAACAAAGCTTTACACCCATGCTCACCGGGAATATCAATTGGGTGGCTGACCCGGTGATACCCCATTATTGGAATTGCCTCATCCGTTTTCCCAGGACTAATAAAATTTACGAATCCCGGCACCTGGTGTATACCAATGACCTGGCCAGGATGACCAGCCATATTGAATCTATTATCATCGATCAAAAACCATTATTTTACCGGGATGGAGAACCCGTTGGCGAATTACTCTTTGCCCAGGTTCTTTCTACATCCTACCTGGTCAAACCCGCTAATGCAGCATTTGTGCTGCCCAGTTATAACCTGCCTTATTATGAAGGTTTGAACCGGTATAATAATAAATACTGGTTGGGTATTTACCGGCGGGATGAATCCTTCCCGATTGATTTTCTGATTGACACCTGTCTTTTGTGCCTCGAAATGAAGATTGGCCAGCTCTGTGCCACGCCCTGGAAATCTATTATTATCAAAAGTATTGATGAAAAAAACCGCATGGACTGGAATGCGCTGCTCAATAAATACCAGGTGAATGTGCGTCACGCTGCGAATGAATTAAATTTCCAGGTCGAAGACAATTGTGCTGCAGGTCTCGCCCTGAAACAGTTCCTCGTTAAATCCCTGAATGAGGCAGACATCCGGACTTTCGGGATCTGCTTTGGAATTAAGACAAGGCGGAAATCGGAAGTATTCAGTAGTATCCTGGTAAGAAGGAAACCCTGGTTCTCGATTTTTGGTCTTGGCTTTTTTCATACCTATGATATCTTGTGTGCTGATGAATTCAACCCGAACAAAAGAACAGGTTTTGTTTTCAGTAAGAATAACCCTAAGTGGGTATTGGCTGAGCAATTAAGAAGGGCCGTGGTTGCCTATTACCATCAGTTAAAAGGGATGGCTACAGAAAAATCTGAACACATGCCAAAAAAAGAGCTGTTGGCGACACCTGTCATGGTATACCAATGCGCTACTTGTCTATCAGTTTATGACCGGCAGGACACGCCCTTTGAAGAGGTTGATGCCAGTTATTGCTGCCCTTTATGCGAATCACCTAAAGATGGATTTAAAAAAACAGACCAGCAGGCATTGGGTTTACTGCCCGTTTAG
- a CDS encoding SelT/SelW/SelH family protein → MKQNITIEYCPKCHWLLRAAYMAQELLTTFDGDLKSVTLEPSEENGKYAIRIGGREIFDRKTNGGFEDIKIIKQMVRDIINPQKNLGHSDKQ, encoded by the coding sequence ATGAAACAAAACATCACTATCGAATATTGCCCCAAATGCCACTGGTTATTGCGTGCTGCCTACATGGCGCAGGAACTGCTCACTACTTTTGATGGTGACCTTAAATCAGTTACCCTGGAACCCAGCGAAGAAAATGGGAAATATGCCATTCGCATAGGTGGCAGGGAAATTTTCGACAGGAAAACAAATGGCGGATTTGAAGACATCAAAATCATCAAGCAAATGGTGCGTGACATCATCAATCCACAAAAAAATCTCGGGCACTCTGATAAACAATAA
- a CDS encoding MOSC domain-containing protein has product MLEVSELFIYPIKSLGGIAVQQTFLTDRGFQYDRRWLLVDDNNIFLTQRDNPKMALLQTVLGDTGLSVFQKHNPNQSLHIPFDLMSTETVSVTIWEDTCLAQLVNPEVDQWFSQALNMNCHLVYMPDHSRREVDPRYATQNELTSFSDGYPTLIIGQASLDDLNARLPTPVPINRFRPNIVFTGGQPYEEDKLTAFQIKGINFSGVKLCGRCMITTINQETAETGKDPLRTLAGYRLQNNNVMFGMNLLHEGTGWISVGDLLIQH; this is encoded by the coding sequence ATGTTAGAAGTCAGCGAATTATTTATCTATCCCATTAAATCTTTAGGCGGCATCGCGGTTCAACAGACATTCCTGACAGACCGTGGCTTTCAATACGACCGCCGCTGGTTATTGGTCGATGACAATAACATTTTCCTCACCCAGCGCGATAATCCTAAAATGGCCCTCCTGCAAACGGTTTTGGGCGATACTGGTTTGTCGGTTTTTCAAAAGCATAATCCCAATCAAAGCCTGCACATTCCTTTTGATTTGATGAGTACTGAAACAGTTTCAGTCACCATTTGGGAAGATACCTGCTTGGCCCAACTGGTGAACCCGGAAGTGGATCAATGGTTTTCCCAGGCATTGAATATGAATTGTCACCTGGTATATATGCCCGATCATTCACGCCGGGAAGTTGACCCCAGGTATGCCACCCAAAATGAGCTCACCAGCTTTTCTGATGGTTATCCAACCCTCATCATCGGGCAGGCTTCCCTTGACGACCTGAATGCCCGGTTGCCAACACCAGTTCCCATAAACCGCTTTCGCCCGAATATAGTATTTACCGGCGGCCAGCCCTACGAAGAAGATAAATTGACTGCTTTTCAGATTAAAGGGATCAATTTTTCCGGCGTCAAACTTTGCGGCCGCTGTATGATTACAACCATCAACCAGGAAACCGCAGAGACTGGTAAAGATCCACTGAGAACCCTTGCCGGTTACAGGTTACAAAATAACAATGTAATGTTTGGCATGAACCTGTTACATGAAGGAACCGGATGGATCAGTGTGGGTGACCTGCTTATTCAGCATTAG
- a CDS encoding nitrate reductase associated protein has product MDTINYFLFETDFVEDNIRCIPMVVRMKLDLVGIKMSLAAWSRCTAAQRKELVDAACKTSSEKWQFAKLTEKVIRTITGEPPVLIAVEKNQFWEDLAEVPEPLVKQAALYGLTISVVQWQALTPLQRFALVKLCRPGHENRNFPFAMQEFGLAEHLPINALL; this is encoded by the coding sequence ATGGATACGATCAATTATTTTTTATTTGAAACTGATTTCGTTGAGGATAATATCCGCTGCATTCCCATGGTGGTTCGTATGAAGCTAGACCTGGTTGGCATAAAAATGTCTCTGGCTGCATGGAGTCGATGTACTGCTGCTCAAAGAAAAGAACTGGTTGATGCCGCTTGTAAAACATCTTCAGAAAAATGGCAATTTGCTAAACTGACCGAAAAAGTAATCCGTACAATTACCGGTGAACCTCCCGTTTTGATTGCTGTTGAAAAGAATCAATTCTGGGAAGACCTCGCCGAAGTGCCCGAACCTTTGGTAAAGCAGGCCGCTTTATACGGTTTAACCATTTCAGTTGTACAATGGCAAGCACTGACCCCATTGCAAAGATTCGCCCTGGTGAAATTGTGCAGGCCCGGACACGAGAACAGGAATTTCCCATTTGCCATGCAGGAATTCGGATTAGCTGAACACCTGCCCATCAATGCATTGTTATGA
- a CDS encoding nitrate reductase, producing the protein MKQTFKTTCCYCGVGCGVLINKDDQGKLTVTGDPEHPVNQGMLCSKGMNLHHTISDLSDRLLYPEMRYGRNLPRQRVSWDTALERIAAAFAALIKKYGPDSVAFYASGQCLTEEYYVINKLIKGFIGSNNIDTNSRLCMSSAVVGYKMSLGEDSVPVCYDDIELADCIFVAGANPAWCHPILWRRVEAAKAANPNLKIILSDPRATQSSALADCFLQINPGTDITLHHAIGRCLIEAGDVDMLFIKDHTEGFDHYRETVFVRSLEQAADICGITVSEIQQAAAYIGGAKAFLSMWTMGLNQSVVGVQKNLSLINLNLITGQIGKPGAGPFSLTGQPNAMGGREVGGLSNLLPAHRNLSDSQHRKEVQEFWGSGPISPNPGLTATEMFEALHDGRLKAIWIICTNPLVSLPDSRMVELALQKARFVVVQDISNKPETLQYADVVLPAAGYTEKTGTMTNAERRISLLEKIIDPPGEALPDAEIICRFAKKMGFPGFDYASPEAIYKEHVALTKNTSIDISALDYELIRSNHTVQWPYGIAGNMTGTPRLFTDKKFHTLSGRARLHGFPDDNTSEPVSPAFPLVLTTGRIRDQWHTMTKTGKVNRLKQHISQAFIEIHPDDARSRSIRDGDLVEINSARGEVRVKAKLSPTIKKGVVFLPMHWGKLLNNDLNRANNLTSNLVDPLSKEPDFKFSVVQVKKYGYAAKKIIVIGAGAGACGFVKSYRALNTRDEIQVFSKEDFPFYNRVLLPDYISGALPWYNLVKMTDAEELEYNIRLHRGVSIVEVDREHKIVLDSLGRRHSYDVLIMATGSRAAMLKELPEIPGIFSMRSRADADAFKSHIDANKGTVVIVGGGLLGIELAASLREVGVAVTIIQRISRLMDRQLDPLGSQLLHDELVSKGVDIYYNDEIERCFGNEYIKGIRLKSGLLIDCKALVVAIGTAPNIELAKESGVLCKRGVVVNEYLQTSDPAIFAIGEIAEFKGFLYGITAAAEQQAEIVAAYLSGDISTYYDGSLLMNILKMHGTDLCSLGLAECPDEPGYEEVIFIDKAKRYYKKCIIHNDRLVGAILIGDKAEFLEFRDLIQNKLELSEKRLQLLRSGKKTEPVIGKLICSCGGVGEGNITSKIDQGCTDLVQLCQLSGAGMGCGSCRSEVKSILSEKLSLTLI; encoded by the coding sequence ATGAAACAAACGTTCAAAACAACCTGTTGTTACTGTGGTGTTGGCTGCGGTGTGCTGATAAATAAGGATGACCAGGGCAAGCTGACAGTTACCGGTGATCCTGAGCACCCGGTCAACCAAGGCATGCTTTGTTCGAAAGGAATGAACCTGCACCATACCATTTCGGACCTGTCCGACAGGTTATTGTACCCTGAAATGCGTTATGGCAGGAATCTTCCCCGGCAAAGGGTTTCATGGGATACAGCATTGGAACGGATTGCTGCCGCATTTGCTGCATTGATCAAAAAATACGGACCGGATTCGGTAGCATTTTATGCTTCCGGACAATGCCTGACCGAAGAATATTATGTGATCAATAAACTGATCAAAGGGTTTATTGGCAGTAATAATATCGATACCAATTCCCGGCTCTGTATGAGTTCTGCCGTGGTTGGCTACAAAATGAGCCTCGGTGAAGACAGTGTTCCGGTTTGTTATGATGATATCGAATTGGCAGATTGCATTTTCGTTGCCGGGGCAAATCCAGCCTGGTGCCATCCGATTTTATGGAGAAGGGTAGAGGCTGCAAAGGCTGCTAACCCTAATTTGAAGATCATTCTTTCAGATCCACGGGCTACACAATCTTCAGCACTGGCTGATTGTTTCCTTCAAATCAATCCTGGTACCGATATCACCCTGCACCATGCCATTGGGCGCTGCCTGATTGAAGCCGGTGATGTGGATATGCTGTTCATCAAAGACCACACGGAGGGCTTTGATCATTACCGGGAAACAGTATTTGTTCGGTCCCTTGAACAGGCTGCTGACATTTGTGGAATTACAGTGTCTGAAATTCAACAGGCAGCAGCTTATATTGGCGGGGCCAAAGCCTTCCTGTCTATGTGGACCATGGGCTTGAACCAGAGTGTGGTTGGGGTACAGAAAAACTTATCTCTTATCAACCTGAACCTGATCACCGGCCAGATCGGTAAGCCAGGTGCCGGACCCTTTTCGCTCACCGGGCAACCCAATGCCATGGGTGGAAGGGAAGTTGGCGGTTTATCTAATCTTTTACCGGCACACCGTAATCTTTCGGATAGCCAACACCGCAAAGAAGTGCAGGAATTCTGGGGGTCCGGGCCAATTTCTCCCAATCCAGGGTTAACTGCCACTGAAATGTTTGAAGCGCTGCACGATGGTCGCCTGAAAGCGATCTGGATCATCTGCACCAATCCGCTTGTCAGTTTGCCTGATTCAAGGATGGTTGAACTGGCGTTACAAAAGGCCCGGTTCGTGGTGGTACAGGACATCAGTAATAAACCTGAAACCCTGCAATATGCTGATGTGGTTTTGCCAGCTGCAGGTTATACGGAAAAGACCGGTACCATGACAAATGCCGAAAGAAGGATCAGCCTGCTTGAGAAGATTATTGACCCGCCAGGGGAAGCGTTGCCAGATGCTGAGATCATCTGTCGCTTTGCTAAAAAAATGGGCTTTCCTGGTTTCGACTATGCATCCCCGGAAGCTATTTATAAAGAACATGTTGCGCTCACAAAAAATACCAGCATTGATATCAGTGCCCTTGATTATGAATTGATCCGGTCGAATCACACGGTGCAGTGGCCTTATGGCATTGCCGGCAATATGACAGGTACACCCAGGTTGTTCACCGATAAAAAATTCCATACACTTTCAGGCCGGGCCAGGTTGCATGGGTTCCCTGACGATAATACAAGTGAACCTGTTTCGCCGGCCTTTCCCCTGGTGCTTACTACAGGAAGGATCCGTGACCAATGGCATACCATGACCAAAACCGGTAAGGTGAACCGGTTGAAACAACATATCTCCCAGGCCTTTATTGAGATCCATCCGGATGATGCCAGGTCAAGGTCCATCAGGGATGGCGATCTGGTAGAAATTAACAGTGCCAGGGGTGAGGTTAGGGTAAAAGCAAAACTTTCACCAACGATTAAGAAAGGCGTTGTATTCCTGCCCATGCATTGGGGTAAATTATTGAATAATGACCTCAATCGCGCCAATAACCTGACAAGTAACCTGGTGGATCCACTTAGTAAGGAACCTGATTTTAAATTCTCTGTCGTTCAGGTGAAGAAATACGGATATGCTGCAAAAAAAATCATTGTAATTGGTGCAGGTGCAGGTGCCTGCGGCTTTGTGAAATCTTACCGGGCACTCAATACACGCGATGAGATCCAGGTTTTCAGCAAAGAAGATTTCCCATTTTATAACCGGGTCTTATTGCCAGACTATATAAGCGGCGCACTGCCCTGGTATAACCTGGTAAAAATGACCGATGCGGAGGAACTGGAGTATAATATTCGGTTACACAGGGGTGTTAGCATCGTGGAAGTGGATCGTGAACATAAAATTGTCCTGGATAGCCTGGGCAGGCGGCATTCTTATGATGTCCTCATTATGGCCACCGGCAGCAGGGCCGCTATGCTTAAAGAACTTCCCGAAATTCCCGGCATTTTCAGCATGCGCAGCAGGGCTGATGCTGATGCCTTTAAAAGTCATATTGATGCAAACAAGGGCACAGTGGTCATTGTTGGTGGTGGTTTATTGGGAATTGAATTGGCGGCCTCTCTCCGCGAAGTCGGTGTTGCCGTTACCATTATCCAGCGGATCTCGCGGCTGATGGACCGGCAACTCGATCCACTGGGTAGCCAGTTGTTACACGATGAGCTGGTTAGTAAGGGTGTGGATATTTATTACAATGATGAAATTGAACGTTGTTTTGGTAATGAATACATTAAAGGTATCCGCCTCAAGAGCGGATTGCTGATCGACTGCAAGGCCCTTGTAGTGGCTATCGGAACAGCACCCAATATTGAATTGGCAAAGGAATCGGGTGTGCTCTGTAAAAGGGGCGTGGTGGTAAATGAATACCTGCAGACCAGTGACCCGGCTATCTTTGCTATTGGCGAGATCGCAGAATTCAAAGGATTCTTATACGGCATTACAGCCGCAGCAGAGCAACAGGCTGAAATCGTTGCCGCTTATTTGTCCGGCGATATTTCTACATATTACGATGGTTCCTTACTGATGAATATACTTAAGATGCATGGCACAGACCTTTGTTCCCTTGGACTGGCTGAATGTCCCGATGAACCTGGCTATGAAGAAGTCATTTTCATTGATAAAGCGAAGCGGTATTATAAAAAATGCATTATTCATAACGACCGCCTGGTGGGTGCCATACTGATTGGTGATAAGGCTGAATTCCTTGAATTCAGGGACCTGATCCAGAATAAACTTGAGCTTAGTGAAAAACGGCTTCAATTGCTTCGGTCTGGGAAAAAAACCGAACCTGTGATCGGAAAACTGATCTGTAGTTGTGGCGGTGTTGGTGAAGGCAATATTACCTCAAAAATTGACCAGGGTTGTACTGACCTTGTACAGTTGTGTCAATTGTCAGGGGCCGGAATGGGCTGTGGCAGCTGCCGGAGTGAAGTGAAATCTATTCTTTCCGAAAAACTGAGTTTAACCTTAATATAA
- a CDS encoding alginate export family protein produces MQKWTKNLRLLLTLTCALVASVSTAQFTLFGQLRTRTEVRNGLGNLVPKGAQAAVFTSQRTRLSLGYKWDRINFGIAIQDVRVWGQDASSISNADGNRLMLHEGWADITLANKADSTITFRWVDQLSLKVGRQELNYDDVRLVGNLDWLQQARRHDMALLKMLHKGWQVNLGYAFGQNTDAFGYTGTTYVPGNVVPYVKNSEGVLVPTPAGLVPLSAGGSVANNSSKNGSPVFLNPPNTNAASQAYKSFTSLYISKTFKQTKFSALYFNDRFGKYAIDSVFSDGGIVYGRRFTKTSATDPFDYAGVSSRFTYGLMINQAFGNEKGFGKVAIQTAYYQQSGKNRDGVALNAYHFTLAATYMKGKMSITPGFDVLSGNDAGSPSGKDNRFDPLYGTPHKHWGSMDYFYVGTGSPAGGLNNFYIKTKYTGKALAAGVDIHSFSLNKNMLKANGETIGKKLGTEIDLLLNYNLNKITNLELGYSLMAATNSMPFAKGQALTDQAASNYRKSGTWFYAMLRISPEFFNSKSN; encoded by the coding sequence ATGCAGAAATGGACAAAAAATCTTCGGCTATTATTGACGCTTACCTGTGCATTGGTCGCATCGGTCAGTACTGCCCAGTTTACATTATTCGGTCAACTGAGAACGCGTACCGAAGTGCGTAACGGTCTGGGCAATCTTGTTCCTAAAGGCGCACAGGCAGCAGTATTCACCTCCCAGCGAACCAGGCTGAGTCTGGGGTACAAATGGGACCGGATAAATTTCGGTATAGCTATCCAGGATGTGCGTGTTTGGGGCCAGGACGCCTCCTCCATATCGAATGCAGACGGTAACAGGCTAATGTTGCATGAGGGCTGGGCCGATATCACACTGGCGAATAAAGCCGATTCAACAATTACATTCAGATGGGTTGACCAGCTCTCTCTTAAAGTTGGCCGGCAGGAACTGAATTATGATGACGTTCGCCTGGTTGGAAACCTCGACTGGCTGCAACAGGCCCGCCGCCATGATATGGCTTTATTGAAAATGTTACACAAAGGCTGGCAGGTAAACCTTGGTTATGCATTTGGCCAGAATACTGATGCATTCGGATATACCGGAACTACCTATGTACCCGGTAACGTTGTGCCTTATGTGAAAAATTCGGAAGGTGTACTGGTTCCTACGCCGGCAGGTTTGGTCCCGCTTTCCGCCGGTGGCAGCGTTGCCAATAACAGCAGCAAAAACGGCTCGCCGGTTTTTCTGAATCCACCGAATACCAATGCAGCCAGCCAGGCATATAAATCCTTCACAAGTTTATATATCAGCAAAACATTCAAACAAACAAAATTCTCTGCCTTATACTTTAACGACCGGTTTGGCAAATATGCCATCGATTCAGTTTTCTCAGATGGCGGTATCGTTTATGGAAGACGATTTACGAAAACTTCGGCTACTGATCCGTTTGATTATGCCGGTGTAAGTAGCAGGTTTACCTATGGTTTAATGATCAACCAAGCTTTTGGTAATGAAAAGGGCTTTGGGAAAGTGGCCATACAAACCGCCTATTATCAGCAATCCGGGAAGAATCGTGATGGAGTTGCACTCAATGCCTACCATTTTACGCTTGCTGCTACCTATATGAAAGGGAAAATGAGTATTACACCTGGCTTTGATGTATTATCGGGTAACGATGCGGGTTCACCATCTGGAAAAGACAATCGTTTCGATCCCTTATATGGAACGCCACACAAGCACTGGGGTTCAATGGATTATTTCTACGTAGGAACTGGTTCTCCTGCCGGTGGCCTGAATAATTTCTATATCAAGACAAAATACACCGGCAAAGCTTTGGCGGCAGGTGTTGACATACACAGTTTCTCACTCAATAAAAATATGTTGAAAGCCAATGGTGAAACAATCGGTAAAAAACTGGGAACGGAAATTGACCTGCTCCTGAATTACAACCTGAATAAGATCACCAATCTCGAACTCGGCTATAGCCTGATGGCTGCCACCAATAGTATGCCTTTTGCAAAAGGCCAGGCACTTACAGACCAGGCTGCCAGTAATTACCGGAAATCCGGTACATGGTTCTACGCCATGCTGCGGATCAGTCCCGAATTCTTTAATTCAAAATCTAATTAA